A stretch of Cucumis sativus cultivar 9930 chromosome 2, Cucumber_9930_V3, whole genome shotgun sequence DNA encodes these proteins:
- the LOC101211817 gene encoding probable CCR4-associated factor 1 homolog 7: MSILPKGDSIQIREVWNANLEEEFALIRAIVDKFNYIAMDTEFPGVVLRPLGTFKNINDFNYRTLKDNVEMLKLIQLGLTFSDEDGNLPTCGTDKFCIWQFNFREFNIGSDIFASDSIELLRQCGIDFQKNNEEGIDVNRFGELLMSSGVVLNDDVNWVTFHSGYDFGYLLKLLTCRGLPNDQAGFFELINVYFPVLYDIKHLMKFCNSLHGGLNKLAELLEVERIGVCHQAGSDSLLTACTFRKLRDTFFNGSIQKYAGVLYGLGVENGQRTN; encoded by the coding sequence ATGTCGATTTTACCCAAAGGTGATTCGATTCAAATCCGGGAAGTCTGGAATGCTAATTTGGAAGAGGAGTTTGCGTTAATCCGTGCGATtgttgataaatttaattacatagCTATGGATACTGAGTTCCCTGGGGTTGTACTTCGCCCTTTGGGTACTTTCAAGAATATCAATGATTTCAACTACCGGACTCTTAAGGATAATGTTGAGATGTTGAAGTTGATTCAGTTGGGTCTTACTTTCTCTGATGAGGATGGGAATCTCCCAACTTGTGGAACTGATAAGTTTTGCATTTGGCAGTTCAATTTTCGTGAGTTCAATATTGGTAGTGATATTTTTGCTAGTGATTCCATTGAGCTTCTTCGTCAGTGTGGTATTGATTTTCAGAAGAACAATGAAGAGGGTATCGATGTTAATCGTTTTGGTGAGCTTCTTATGTCTTCTGGGGTTGTGTTAAACGATGATGTGAACTGGGTCACGTTTCACAGTGGGTACGATTTTGGTTACTTACTGAAATTACTGACTTGCCGTGGCTTACCCAATGATCAGGCGGGTTTCTTTGAGTTGATCAATGTCTACTTTCCAGTGCTTTATGATATCAAGCATTTGATGAAGTTTTGCAACAGTCTCCACGGTGGGTTGAACAAGCTTGCTGAATTATTAGAAGTTGAGAGGATTGGAGTTTGTCATCAAGCAGGATCAGATAGTCTGCTTACTGCCTGTACTTTTAGGAAGTTAAGGGATACCTTTTTCAATGGGTCTATACAGAAATACGCAGGTGTTTTGTATGGCCTTGGTGTTGAAAATGGACAGCGTACTAATTGA
- the LOC101212462 gene encoding deSI-like protein At4g17486, which yields MLCRIVTVSNRKKIGAVPVYLNVYDLTPINGYAYWLGLGVYHSGVQVHGVEYAFGAHEHASTGIFEVEPKHCPGFTYRKSILIGRTNLSPREIRSFMEKLAEEYSGNTYHLITKNCNHFCNDVCIRLTGKPIPRWVNRLARLGFLCNCVLPVGLNEMKVGEVKADQNREKKKLRTQSSRYQSGLKSGAAATPTPLSSSKASNSVVRKTSKQTHSAPSSSSILLSSSTSTFLLKL from the exons ATGTTGTGTAGAATCGTCACTGTGTCGAATAGGAAGAAGATTGGTGCGGTTCCGGTTTACCTGAATGTGTACGATTTAACGCCGATTAATGGGTACGCCTATTGGCTTGGCCTCGGTGTTTACCATTCCGGCGTACAAG TTCATGGAGTTGAGTACGCATTTGGAGCTCATGAGCATGCGAGTACAGGGATATTCGAAGTGGAGCCAAAGCATTGTCCAGGATTCACATacagaaaatcaattttaataggAAGGACGAATCTAAGTCCTAGAGAGATTCGATCATTCATGGAGAAACTAGCCGAAGAGTATTCTGGAAATACCTATCATCTCATCACCAAGAACTGTAACCATTTTTGTAACGACGTTTGTATCAGATTGACAGGAAAACCAATCCCTAGATGGGTAAATCGTCTTGCTCGACTGG GGTTTCTATGCAACTGTGTTCTTCCGGTGGGATTGAATGAAATGAAGGTTGGTGAAGTGAAAGCAGACCAGaacagagagaagaagaaattgagaacACAATCAAGTAGATATCAAAGTGGTTTGAAATCTGGAGCTGCAGCAACTCCGACACCGTTATCTTCTTCAAAAGCTTCAAATTCCGTGGTTAGAAAAACAAGTAAACAAACACATTCtgctccatcttcttcttctattttgctctcttcttcaacctctACTTTCCTGTTGAAGCTGTAG
- the LOC101212217 gene encoding probable CCR4-associated factor 1 homolog 7, with amino-acid sequence MSILPKGESINIREVWNDNLEEEFALIRDIVDQFNYIAMDTEFPGVVVRPVGSFKNINEYNYRTLRENVDTLKLIQLGLTFSDENGNLPTCGTDKFCIWQFNFREFNICDDIYASDSIELLRECGIDFQKTHEEGIDVNRFGELLMSSGIVLNDNIFWVTFHSGYDFGYLLKLLTCRNLPETQAEFFDLIHMYFPMVYDIKHLMRFCNSFHGGLNKLAELLEVERIGVCHQAGSDSLLTACTFRKLRDTFFNGSTQKYAGVLYGLGVETGQTTN; translated from the coding sequence ATGTCGATTTTGCCGAAAGGTGAATCGATTAATATCCGTGAGGTGTGGAACGATAATTTGGAGGAAGAATTTGCTCTTATACGTGATATTGTCGACCAGTTTAACTACATAGCGATGGACACCGAGTTCCCTGGCGTGGTTGTTCGTCCTGTGGGTtcttttaagaatattaatgAGTATAACTACCGAACCCTCAGAGAGAATGTTGATACCTTGAAGTTGATTCAATTGGGTCTTACGTTTTCTGATGAGAATGGGAATCTCCCAACTTGTGGAACAgataagttttgtatttggCAGTTCAATTTCCGCGAGTTCAATATTTGTGATGATATTTATGCAAGTGATTCAATTGAGCTTTTGCGCGAGTGTGGTATTGATTTTCAGAAGACCCATGAGGAGGGAATTGATGTCAATCGCTTTGGTGAGCTTCTCATGTCATCTGGGATTGTGTTAAACGACAATATTTTTTGGGTGACGTTCCACAGCGGGTATGATTTTGGGTACTTGTTGAAATTGTTGACTTGCCGAAACTTACCAGAGACCCAGGCCGAATTTTTTGATTTGATCCATATGTACTTTCCGATGGTCTATGATATCAAGCATTTGATGAGGTTTTGCAACAGTTTCCATGGTGGGTTGAACAAGCTTGCAGAGTTATTAGAAGTGGAGAGGATTGGAGTGTGCCATCAAGCAGGATCAGATAGCCTCCTTACTGCCTGTACTTTCAGGAAGTTGAGGGATACTTTTTTCAATGGTTCTACACAGAAATATGCAGGTGTTTTATACGGTCTTGGTGTTGAAACTGGACAGACTACCAATTGA
- the LOC105434672 gene encoding zinc finger protein 3, whose product MESSTAPPPKTASYNQEQNDDELEDNHHHLRREIPAEELNLIEGLKMGSSEPRVFSCNFCQRKFYSSQALGGHQNAHKRERTLAKRGGQRFPAFGAYHHYAAAVAPSFPLPGSPNNNNNNNRSLGIQVHAMVHKPSHHPPASSNSRFGVHYGRSYGGGWSRTPIHQQPGVGKLPLMNAGHPINHTTGFPPRGCSSVGRFDFDVVRSTTAAADDTHKVLDLSLKL is encoded by the coding sequence ATGGAGTCCTCTACCGCTCCACCTCCCAAAACGGCGTCGTATAATCAGGAACAAAACGACGACGAATTAGAGGATAACCACCACCATCTCCGCCGTGAGATTCCAGCGGAGGAACTGAATCTGATCGAAGGTTTGAAAATGGGTTCATCGGAGCCAAGGGTATTCTCGTGTAATTTTtgtcaaagaaaattttatagcTCACAAGCACTTGGAGGGCATCAAAATGCtcataaaagagagagaacgTTAGCCAAAAGAGGCGGTCAACGGTTCCCGGCATTCGGTGCCTACCACCACTATGCGGCGGCGGTGGCGCCGTCTTTTCCACTTCCCGGTAGtcccaacaacaacaacaacaacaacagaTCGCTTGGAATTCAAGTTCACGCGATGGTACATAAACCGTCTCACCACCCGCCGGCTTCTTCCAATTCCCGGTTTGGGGTTCACTACGGCCGTTCTTACGGCGGTGGTTGGTCTAGAACTCCCATCCATCAACAGCCAGGTGTTGGGAAGCTACCCTTGATGAACGCTGGCCATCCGATTAATCATACAACTGGATTTCCCCCACGTGGCTGTAGCTCCGTCGGTAGGTTCGACTTTGACGTTGTCCGATCGACGACGGCCGCTGCCGACGACACCCACAAAGTACTCGACTTGTCTCTTAAGCTGTAA